The following coding sequences lie in one Acipenser ruthenus chromosome 47, fAciRut3.2 maternal haplotype, whole genome shotgun sequence genomic window:
- the LOC117401260 gene encoding growth/differentiation factor 8-like produces the protein MLLLQRAACVRYLVACAVLFCRTPGAELRPRQQDQARDTLLLEAVKKGILESLGVESPPVPRETVPTHELERVRSLYEEKLRELRKNTTGEDIHSSETRTILLTAKLEPSVESIELHKGVASQHTQKFKAVFHKTNLITNKLHIVRAELKLYKQLLNALPPRKHPSGITLYKLQKTAPDREPTANLIASDLLAFKNVDVKAAISEWQASSEITLELGIEFVPQANESLLSWAEPQQLTLQIETKEGEDRQRRKRSVVSEEDCKKNENECCRKSLRVSFKDIGWTDWVVAPESYTMYFCDGSCPHNYKPASMHAQIKSRMHHFSKGATPAPCCIPASYEPMVLMHYNTEGKLTLTPFNDMIVSKCYCA, from the exons ATGCTGCTATTACAGAGAGCTGCATGCGTCAGGTACCTCGTGGCCTGTGCGGTTTTATTCTGTAGAACGCCGGGGGCGGAATTGAGACCCCGCCAGCAGGACCAAGCACGGGACACACTCCTACTTGAAGCTGTCAAAAAGGGAATACTCGAATCTTTGGGAGTTGAGAGCCCGCCTGTTCCACGCGAGACAGTGCCCACGCACGAGCTGGAGAGGGTGCGGAGCCTGTATGAGGAGAAACTGCGTGAACTCCGAAAAAACACGACGGGAGAAGACATCCATTCATCAGAGACGAGGACAATTCTACTTACAGCTAAGT TAGAACCTTCTGTTGAAAGTATAGAACTGCACAAAGGAGTTGCCAGCCAACACACTCAGAAGTTCAAAGCCGTGTTCCACAAGACCAACCTAATTACAAACAAACTCCACATCGTACGCGCTGAACTAAAGCTTTACAAACAACTACTAAATGCCCTTCCCCCCAGAAAGCATCCTTCTGGGATCACCCTTTACAAACTACAGAAGACTGCTCCGGACCGTGAACCGACTGCAAACCTCATTGCCTCAGATCTCTTGGCCTTCAAAAACGTTGATGTCAAAGCCGCCATTTCAGAATGGCAAGCGAGCTCGGAAATCACTTTGGAGCTGGGGATCGAATTTGTTCCCCAAGCCAACGAAAGCCTCTTATCCTGGGCAGAACCTCAGCAACTCACGCTGCAGATCGAAACCAAGGAAGGAGAAGATAGACAGAGAAGGAAAAGATCTGTGGTGTCCGAGGAGGACTGTAAGAAAAATGAGAATGAGTGCTGCCGAAAATCGCTGAGGGTGTCCTTTAAGGACATTGGCTGGACTGACTGGGTGGTTGCCCCCGAATCCTACACCATGTATTTCTGTGATGGATCCTGCCCTCATAATTACAAGCCAGCCAGCATGCATGCACAGATCAAATCTAGAATGCACCATTTCTCTAAAGGAGCAACGCCTGCTCCCTGCTGCATCCCAGCCTCGTATGAACCCATGGTTCTAATGCACTATAACACTGAGGGGAAACTGACTTTGACTCCTTTCAATGATATGATTGTCAGCAAGTGTTATTGTGCTTAG